Part of the Candidatus Methylomirabilota bacterium genome is shown below.
TCGGGGAAGATGCGCTTGGAGAAGTCGCCCGCGATGGAGGTCACCTGGCCGCCCGGCTCCCTGATGTGGAGGACGGTCGGCAGGGACAGCTCGTCCGCGACGAAGGGGTCGTCGATCGTCAGCGTGGTCGGGAAAAAGCGCTTGCCCGCCATCCCGTGCGCGGCCGCGAGCGCGGGCCAGGCGCAGAGGCCCAGTGCGGCGGCCAGTGCGGCCGCTAGATAGCGCGATGCCATGGGACTCCTCCAGTCGGTGAAATGGAGACTCGGCCGGTGCGCCGAGGCGCGCGGCGGACGTCTGCCGGAGGATCCTGGGCGAAGCGGCGGGTTAGCTTGGGAGCGACCGGGGGGAGGGAGGCGCTCTTCCGGAGCCGGGCTCTCTCCAGGCCAGGCGCGGCGCGTCCCTGAGGCCGGGGGTTCGCAGCCGGGCCGAGGGTGAGACCGGGCCCAGGACCGGCGGTGGCTCGACTGCGGTGGCCACGATGTGTGACGCGGCGGCGGCGACGGGACAAGTCTCGTCGGGCGCGCCGGCGGGCGCTCCGCCCTGCTCGTCATGAGCCTGCGCCTGCGCGGGCAGGTGGTGGACCGAGTGGATCGCGCCCACGAAACCGTTGATCCCCAGCACGAGTGCCGAGGTCAGGAGCGCTACCACGCAGGGCCTGGGCGATCGGAGCAGGCCTGACATGGCGGGTACCATACACCTGTAACCTCTGGCGCTCAAACTCGTTCCGACGAGCCGCGTTTGACTCACCATGACGCCCTGTGGGATCATAAAGCCGCGTCATGAAAGTCCATTTCACCACTCTCGGCTGCCCCAAGAACCAGGTCGACTCCGAGCTGATGCTGGGCATGCTCGCTCGGTCCGGCCACGAGATCACGGATGCCGCCGAGACGGCCGACTGCCTCGTCGTCAATACCTGCGCCTTCATCGACCGGGCGCGCGAGGAATCGGTCCAGACGATTCTCGAGCTGGCGCGCGTGAAAGAGGCGGGCCGCGCGCGGGCGCTCATCGTGACCGGGTGTCTCACCCAGCGCTACGGCGGCGAGATCCTGAGCGAGATCCCTGAGGTCACGGCCATCCTCGGCACGTCCGAGCTCGACCGGATCGTGGATCTCGTCAACCAGGCCGACGGCAGGCAGGACTGGGTCACGAGCGCGCCGCCGGGCTATCTCTACGACTCGAAGACTCCGCGGCTGCTGACGTCGAGGGTGCCTTACGCGTATGTGAAGATCGCCGAAGGCTGCGACATGGGTTGCACCTTCTGCGCCATCCCCCAATTCCGGGGCGCTCACAGGAGCCGGAAGCTCCCGGACATCGTGGCCGAGGTCGAGGGGCTGGCCAGGCAGGGCATCCAGGAGGCCATCCTCGTCTCCCAGGACACGCTCGCGTACGGCCGCGAGCTGCCCGGCAACGGCGACATCGGCGATCTGCTCCTCGCGCTGTCTGACACGCGGATGCCGTGGATCAGGCCCATGTACCTTCATCCCGCGCACGTGAATGACCGCCTGGTGGACAAGTGGCGGCGCGCGCGCGTCGTGCCGTATCTCGACATGCCGGTGCAGCACGGCGACGATGCGATCCTCCGAGCCATGCGCCGCGCGGTGACGGCGCGACGGATGAAAGAGATCGTGGCACAGTTCCGCGAAACCATCCCGGGCGTCACGATCCGCACGACGGTCCTCGTGGGCTTTCCCGGCGAGACGGACGCCGTGTTCGACAACCTCCTGTCCTTCGTCGAGGACGCGGCTTTCGACCGCCTGGGCGTCTTCACCTACTCGGTCGAGGAGGGCACGCCGGCGGCAACCATGCCTGACCAGGTGCCCGCGGACGTGATGGTGGCGCGCGCGCACCAGGTCCAGGACCTTCAGGACCGCCTCGCCTGGCAGCGTCAGAAGGCGCTCTACGGCACGAAGCAGACCGTCCTGGTGGACGGCGCGAGCGTCGATCCCGCATTCCCCTTCGAGGGGAGGACGGCGGGACAGGCGCCGGAAATCGACGGGGT
Proteins encoded:
- the rimO gene encoding 30S ribosomal protein S12 methylthiotransferase RimO, with amino-acid sequence MKVHFTTLGCPKNQVDSELMLGMLARSGHEITDAAETADCLVVNTCAFIDRAREESVQTILELARVKEAGRARALIVTGCLTQRYGGEILSEIPEVTAILGTSELDRIVDLVNQADGRQDWVTSAPPGYLYDSKTPRLLTSRVPYAYVKIAEGCDMGCTFCAIPQFRGAHRSRKLPDIVAEVEGLARQGIQEAILVSQDTLAYGRELPGNGDIGDLLLALSDTRMPWIRPMYLHPAHVNDRLVDKWRRARVVPYLDMPVQHGDDAILRAMRRAVTARRMKEIVAQFRETIPGVTIRTTVLVGFPGETDAVFDNLLSFVEDAAFDRLGVFTYSVEEGTPAATMPDQVPADVMVARAHQVQDLQDRLAWQRQKALYGTKQTVLVDGASVDPAFPFEGRTAGQAPEIDGVVYLRDPKLSPGRFAEVRIVEVDGYELVGE